A stretch of Gorilla gorilla gorilla isolate KB3781 chromosome 9, NHGRI_mGorGor1-v2.1_pri, whole genome shotgun sequence DNA encodes these proteins:
- the LOC101142067 gene encoding olfactory receptor 52I1 yields MLGPAYNHTMETPASFLLVGIPGLQSSHLWLAISLSAMYIIALLGNTIIVTAIWMDSTRHEPMYCFLCVLAAVDIVMASSVVPKMVGIFCSGDSSISFSACFTQMFFVHLATAVETGLLLTMAFDCYVAICKPLHYKRILTPQVMLRMSVTITIRAITAMTPLSWMMNHLPFCGSNVVLHSYCEHIALARLACADPVPRSLYSLIGSSIMVGSDVAFVAASYILILRAVFDLSSKTAQLKALSTCGSHVGVMALYYLPGMASIYAAWLGQDIVPLHTQVLLADLYVIIPAPLNPIIYGMRTKQLLEGIWSYLMHFLFDHSNLGS; encoded by the coding sequence ATGCTGGGTCCAGCTTATAACCACACAATGGAAacccctgcctccttcctccttgTGGGTATCCCAGGACTGCAATCTTCACATCTTTGGCTGGCTATCTCACTGAGTGCCATGTACATCATAGCCCTGTTAGGAAACACCATCATCGTGACTGCAATCTGGATGGATTCCACTCGGCATGAGCCCATGTATTGCTTTCTGTGTGTTCTTGCTGCTGTGGACATTGTTATGGCCTCCTCGGTGGTACCCAAGATGGTGGGCATCTTCTGCTCAGGAGACAGCTCCATCAGCTTTAGTGCTTGTTTCACTCAGATGTTTTTTGTCCACTTAGCCACAGCTGTGGAGACGGGGCTGCTGCTGACCATGGCTTTTGACTGCTATGTAGCCATCTGCAAGCCTCTACACTACAAGAGAATTCTCACACCTCAAGTGATGCTTAGAATGAGTGTGACCATCACCATCAGAGCTATCACAGCCATGACTCCATTGAGTTGGATGATGAATCATCTACCTTTCTGTGGCTCCAATGTGGTTCTCCACTCCTACTGTGAGCACATAGCTTTGGCCAGGTTAGCATGTGCTGACCCCGTGCCCAGGAGTCTCTACAGTCTGATTGGTTCCTCTATTATGGTGGGCTCTGATGTGGCCTTCGTTGCTGCCTCCTATATCTTAATTCTCAGGGCAGTATTTGATCTCTCCTCAAAGACTGCTCAGTTGAAAGCATTAAGCACATGTGGCTCTCATGTGGGGGTTATGGCTTTGTACTATCTACCTGGGATGGCATCCATCTATGCGGCCTGGTTGGGGCAGGATATAGTGCCCTTGCACACCCAAGTCCTGCTAGCTGACCTGTACGTGATCATCCCAGCCCCCTTAAATCCCATCATCTATGGCATGAGGACCAAACAATTGCTGGAGGGAATATGGAGTTATCTGATGCACTTCCTCTTTGACCACTCCAACCTGGGTTCATGA